A single Prevotella sp. E15-22 DNA region contains:
- a CDS encoding YigZ family protein: MIDEFKTVKNISEGFYSEKRSKFLAFAHHVETVEDIKEILAGYRKKYYDARHVCYAYMLGAAREDFRANDDGEPSSTAGKPILGQINSNELTDILIVVVRYYGGVNLGTSGLIVAYREAAADAINHAEIEVRSVEELITYDFPYVMMNDVMRIVKDMQPRIVSQDYDNTCRIVLAIRQSNAAQLRERLSKLSFE; the protein is encoded by the coding sequence ATGATTGACGAATTTAAAACAGTTAAAAATATCAGCGAGGGATTTTACTCAGAGAAGCGGAGTAAATTCCTCGCTTTTGCACACCATGTAGAGACTGTCGAAGATATAAAAGAAATTCTTGCCGGTTATCGTAAGAAATACTATGATGCACGACATGTCTGCTATGCTTATATGTTAGGGGCTGCAAGGGAAGACTTTCGTGCAAATGATGATGGTGAACCATCGTCAACGGCAGGAAAACCTATTCTGGGACAGATTAATTCCAATGAACTTACAGACATTTTGATTGTGGTAGTTCGTTATTATGGTGGCGTCAACCTAGGTACTAGCGGACTAATTGTTGCCTATCGAGAGGCTGCTGCAGATGCAATTAATCATGCTGAGATAGAGGTTCGTTCTGTAGAGGAATTGATTACCTATGATTTTCCTTATGTGATGATGAACGATGTTATGCGTATCGTGAAAGATATGCAGCCTCGCATTGTTTCACAAGATTACGACAATACTTGTCGTATTGTCCTTGCTATTCGACAGTCAAATGCAGCACAATTGCGTGAACGTTTATCAAAACTTAGTTTTGAGTGA
- a CDS encoding DMP19 family protein, with protein sequence MKEIKVQDAQLSEAAMKGMDAFLQVIIHAIRKAVGGEPTVEVMQALNADQMTLLCWDTLHQEVMDGGFIQLIHNGYGPFIFKNPFAKALNKMWHMRDLSKMLYEVHTLWLENREVLEMECSDEEFMALFEKYPQFDDYDDMFVENEERWTEQVAHYVDENIEKFVVIENE encoded by the coding sequence ATGAAAGAGATTAAAGTACAAGATGCACAACTGAGTGAAGCTGCTATGAAAGGAATGGATGCATTCCTTCAGGTTATTATTCATGCTATTCGCAAAGCTGTTGGTGGCGAGCCTACGGTGGAAGTGATGCAGGCGTTGAATGCCGATCAGATGACTCTGCTCTGTTGGGATACACTCCATCAAGAGGTGATGGATGGAGGCTTTATCCAGTTGATACACAATGGATATGGCCCCTTTATCTTCAAGAATCCCTTTGCCAAGGCCTTGAATAAGATGTGGCATATGCGAGATCTCTCGAAGATGCTTTACGAGGTTCATACATTATGGCTCGAGAATCGCGAAGTGTTGGAGATGGAATGCTCGGACGAGGAGTTTATGGCGCTCTTTGAAAAGTATCCTCAGTTTGATGACTACGACGATATGTTTGTGGAAAATGAGGAAAGATGGACAGAGCAGGTTGCCCATTATGTAGATGAAAATATAGAAAAGTTTGTGGTAATAGAGAATGAATAA
- the serC gene encoding 3-phosphoserine/phosphohydroxythreonine transaminase translates to MKKYNFNAGPSMLPREVIEATAKQCLDFNGSGLSLMEISHRAKDFQPVVDEAVALVKELLDVPEGYSVIFLGGGASLEFCMIPYNFLVKKAAYLNTGVWAKKAMKEAKLFGEVVEVASSADANYTFIPKDFTVPADADYLHITTNNTIYGTEIRKDLDVEVPLIADMSSDIFSRPVDVKKYNAIYAGAQKNLAMAGVTIVIVKDDALGKAPREIPTMLDYRTHVSKGSMFNTPPVVPIYCALENLRWIKKQGGVEAMDKLAKQRAEIVYGEIDRNKMFVGTAQAQDRSLMNLCFVMAPEYKDLEKDFLDFAVSKGMVGVKGHRDVGGFRASCYNAQTIEGVNALVACMKEFEAQH, encoded by the coding sequence ATGAAGAAGTACAACTTTAATGCAGGTCCTTCAATGCTTCCTCGTGAGGTCATTGAGGCAACCGCCAAACAGTGTCTTGATTTCAATGGTTCTGGTCTTTCTCTCATGGAGATCAGCCATCGTGCTAAGGACTTTCAGCCTGTTGTTGATGAGGCTGTAGCGCTCGTAAAGGAATTACTTGATGTTCCTGAGGGTTACTCCGTTATCTTCCTTGGTGGCGGCGCTTCACTGGAGTTCTGCATGATTCCCTATAACTTCCTCGTAAAGAAGGCTGCTTACCTGAATACAGGTGTTTGGGCAAAGAAAGCTATGAAGGAAGCAAAACTTTTCGGAGAGGTAGTAGAAGTGGCTTCTTCTGCTGATGCAAACTACACCTTCATTCCTAAAGATTTTACTGTTCCTGCTGATGCTGACTATTTGCACATTACTACGAACAATACTATCTATGGTACAGAAATTCGTAAAGATCTTGATGTTGAAGTGCCCCTGATTGCTGATATGTCTTCAGATATATTCAGCCGTCCTGTTGATGTGAAGAAGTACAACGCTATCTATGCTGGTGCTCAGAAGAATTTGGCTATGGCGGGTGTTACCATCGTCATCGTGAAGGATGACGCACTTGGTAAGGCTCCCCGCGAAATTCCTACCATGCTTGACTATCGCACTCACGTGTCAAAGGGTTCAATGTTTAATACTCCTCCTGTAGTACCCATCTACTGCGCTTTGGAAAACCTCCGCTGGATCAAGAAGCAGGGTGGTGTTGAAGCAATGGATAAGTTGGCTAAACAGCGTGCTGAAATTGTCTATGGTGAGATTGATAGAAACAAGATGTTTGTAGGAACTGCTCAGGCTCAAGATCGTTCATTGATGAACCTCTGCTTCGTTATGGCCCCCGAGTACAAAGATCTTGAGAAGGACTTCCTTGACTTCGCCGTTTCTAAGGGAATGGTAGGCGTGAAGGGTCATCGTGATGTAGGCGGATTCCGCGCTTCTTGTTACAATGCTCAAACTATTGAAGGTGTAAATGCTCTAGTAGCATGCATGAAGGAATTTGAAGCTCAGCACTAA
- the smpB gene encoding SsrA-binding protein SmpB, with amino-acid sequence MNKQEQELRKKSPVQIKNRKASFEYFFIEEYTAGIVLTGTEIKSIRAGKASLVDTYCSIIRGELWVKGMSISPYFYGSYNNHEQKRERKLLLTRREIARLESATKQTGYTIVPTLVFIDEHGRAKMDIALCKGKKAFDKRQTLKEKEDRREMDRAMKVYK; translated from the coding sequence ATGAATAAACAAGAACAGGAACTCCGAAAGAAGAGCCCTGTGCAGATAAAGAACAGGAAGGCTTCATTCGAATATTTCTTTATAGAGGAATACACAGCAGGCATCGTGCTTACGGGTACAGAGATTAAATCTATTCGCGCGGGTAAAGCATCATTAGTGGATACCTACTGCTCAATTATCCGTGGTGAGTTGTGGGTTAAAGGTATGTCTATAAGTCCGTATTTTTATGGATCGTATAATAATCATGAGCAAAAACGTGAACGTAAATTGTTGTTGACGCGGCGTGAGATAGCTCGTCTGGAGAGTGCGACAAAGCAGACAGGGTATACCATTGTTCCTACATTGGTGTTCATTGATGAACATGGAAGAGCAAAGATGGATATTGCATTGTGTAAAGGAAAGAAGGCTTTTGATAAGCGTCAGACGTTGAAGGAAAAGGAGGATAGACGTGAGATGGATCGCGCGATGAAGGTATATAAATAA
- a CDS encoding DUF1015 domain-containing protein: protein MAIIKPFKGVRPPKDLVEQVESRPYDVLDSEEARAEAGDNEKSLYHIIKPEIDFPVGTSEYDSRVYEKAAENFQKFQDKGWLVQDATEHYYIYAQTMNGKTQYGLVVGAYVDDYMKGNIKKHELTRRDKEEDRMKHVRVNNANIEPVFFAYPDNAVLNGLIMRYAATEPEYDFIAPIDGFRHQFWVINDDKDMQTITDQFAKMPSLYIADGHHRSAAAALVGAEKQKQNPNHNGTEEYNYFMAVCFQASQLTILDYNRVVKDLNGLSSEEFLASLKVNFEVEDKGTEIYKPQQLHEFSLYLDQHWYSLKAKEGSYDNTDPIGVLDVDISSRLILDKILNIGDLRSSQRIDFVGGLRGLGELKRRVDSGEMRAALALYPVSMQQIMDIADSGKIMPPKATWFEPKLRSGLVIHKLS, encoded by the coding sequence ATGGCTATTATTAAACCATTTAAGGGTGTTCGCCCCCCAAAAGATCTTGTGGAACAAGTAGAGAGCCGTCCTTATGACGTGCTTGATAGCGAAGAGGCGAGGGCAGAGGCTGGTGATAATGAGAAAAGCCTCTATCACATTATCAAACCTGAGATCGACTTCCCTGTAGGCACATCTGAGTATGATTCTCGTGTGTATGAGAAGGCTGCAGAGAACTTCCAGAAGTTCCAGGATAAGGGGTGGCTGGTGCAGGATGCTACCGAGCATTACTACATCTACGCTCAGACCATGAACGGTAAGACTCAGTACGGACTGGTAGTTGGCGCTTATGTGGACGACTATATGAAAGGCAATATTAAGAAGCATGAGCTTACTCGTCGCGATAAGGAAGAGGATCGTATGAAGCATGTTCGTGTAAACAATGCTAACATCGAGCCTGTATTCTTTGCTTATCCTGATAACGCAGTGCTGAACGGGCTGATTATGCGTTATGCTGCTACTGAGCCTGAATATGACTTCATTGCCCCAATCGATGGTTTCCGCCATCAGTTCTGGGTTATCAATGATGATAAGGATATGCAGACTATCACAGATCAGTTTGCCAAGATGCCGTCGCTGTATATCGCTGATGGTCACCATCGTAGTGCTGCTGCAGCTCTGGTAGGTGCCGAGAAGCAGAAGCAGAATCCAAACCATAACGGCACCGAGGAGTATAACTACTTTATGGCAGTTTGCTTCCAGGCTTCGCAGTTGACTATTCTGGACTACAACCGTGTGGTAAAGGATCTGAACGGACTCTCATCGGAGGAGTTCCTCGCATCGCTGAAGGTAAACTTCGAGGTAGAAGATAAGGGTACTGAGATTTATAAGCCTCAGCAGTTGCATGAGTTCTCACTGTATTTGGATCAGCACTGGTACAGCTTGAAAGCAAAAGAGGGATCATACGACAATACCGATCCAATCGGTGTACTGGATGTAGATATCTCTAGCCGATTGATTCTCGATAAGATTCTTAATATTGGTGACCTTCGCTCATCACAGCGTATCGACTTTGTTGGTGGACTGCGTGGACTGGGCGAGTTGAAACGCCGTGTTGACTCAGGCGAGATGCGTGCTGCGTTGGCTCTGTATCCAGTATCTATGCAGCAGATTATGGATATTGCTGATAGTGGTAAGATTATGCCTCCAAAGGCTACTTGGTTCGAACCAAAATTGCGTTCAGGACTGGTGATTCATAAGTTGTCTTAA
- a CDS encoding DEAD/DEAH box helicase → MKEHSFDKVLSKMGISELNDMQQDVINHFLHGRNDIVVLSPTGTGKTLAYLLPLVQFLDAQSDAVQALVVVPGRELALQSNTVQLSMGSGIRSQACYGGRTAMDEHRLLKKNHPQLIFGTPGRLNDHLDKGNIDKHLIKYIVIDEFDKCLEMGFQDEMSHLLGKLPMLERRFLLSATDTDIIPRYVEMRHTDRLDYLIEEERLNDRVEVYGVQCPVKDKLDTLAQLLKSLGETQSVVFLNYRDSVERTDQFLRKQGFVTSVFRGGMEQRQREDALYKFSNGSATVLVSTDLASRGLDIPNIDNIIHYHLPGNEESLVHRIGRTARWDKVGRTFFLVGPEEHIPGFVESLAQIYEPSADELIPQPCMATLYIGKGRKDKISKGDIVGFLCKKGGLKTCEIGRIDVSDRYAYAAVKREKLQQIIRLTRGEKIKGVRTVVEPVR, encoded by the coding sequence ATGAAAGAACATTCGTTTGATAAAGTGCTGTCCAAGATGGGAATCAGCGAACTCAATGATATGCAGCAGGATGTAATAAATCACTTCCTGCATGGACGTAACGATATTGTTGTCCTATCGCCTACTGGAACAGGTAAGACACTGGCATATCTTTTGCCTTTGGTGCAGTTTTTAGATGCTCAGAGTGACGCTGTTCAGGCCTTGGTTGTTGTGCCGGGACGTGAACTGGCTCTTCAGTCGAATACAGTTCAGTTGTCTATGGGATCAGGTATTCGCTCGCAGGCTTGTTATGGCGGTCGTACAGCAATGGACGAACATAGGCTGCTGAAGAAGAACCACCCTCAATTGATATTCGGAACGCCAGGTCGATTGAACGATCATTTGGATAAGGGAAATATCGATAAACACCTTATTAAATATATAGTCATTGATGAGTTTGATAAATGTCTAGAAATGGGGTTTCAGGATGAAATGTCGCATCTGTTGGGTAAATTGCCTATGCTGGAGCGTCGTTTCCTTCTATCTGCTACCGATACCGACATTATTCCTCGCTATGTGGAGATGAGGCATACTGATCGCCTCGATTATTTGATTGAAGAGGAACGATTAAACGATAGGGTGGAAGTTTATGGCGTACAGTGCCCTGTGAAGGATAAACTCGATACCCTGGCTCAGTTGCTGAAGTCGCTTGGTGAGACGCAGAGTGTTGTTTTCTTGAACTATCGTGATTCAGTGGAACGTACGGATCAGTTTTTGCGTAAACAGGGTTTTGTAACTAGTGTCTTTCGTGGCGGAATGGAACAGCGTCAGCGTGAGGATGCTCTCTATAAGTTCTCCAATGGTTCGGCAACAGTTCTCGTTTCTACCGATTTGGCTTCTCGTGGTCTGGATATACCCAATATTGATAATATTATTCACTATCATCTTCCTGGTAATGAAGAGTCGCTGGTGCATCGCATTGGCCGAACTGCCCGTTGGGATAAGGTGGGACGTACTTTTTTTCTCGTGGGGCCGGAGGAACATATTCCTGGGTTTGTGGAATCACTGGCGCAGATTTACGAACCTTCTGCTGATGAGTTGATTCCTCAACCTTGTATGGCTACACTTTATATTGGTAAGGGCAGAAAAGACAAAATCTCGAAAGGTGATATCGTTGGTTTTCTCTGTAAAAAGGGTGGCCTTAAGACCTGTGAGATAGGACGAATAGATGTTTCTGATCGCTATGCGTATGCTGCTGTGAAACGAGAGAAGCTTCAACAAATCATACGATTGACTCGTGGAGAGAAAATCAAAGGCGTCCGTACGGTGGTCGAACCAGTTCGTTGA
- the ettA gene encoding energy-dependent translational throttle protein EttA translates to MATADDKKVIFSMVGVSKTIQQNQKQVLKNIYLSFFYGAKIGIIGLNGAGKSTLMKIIAGLDQQYQGDVVWSPGYSVGYLPQEPPLNENKTVKENVMEGVQHVYDALAEYDDINVKFGLPEYYENPDMMDKLMQRQAELQDVIDATDAWNMDSKLERAMAALNCPPSDWSVKNLSGGERRRVALCRLLLQKPDVLLLDEPTNHLDAESIDWLEQHLQQYEGTVIAVTHDRYFLDDVAEWILELDRGEGIPWKGNYSSWLEQKSQRLAQEEKQASKRRKTLERELEWVRMAPKARHAKGKARLNSYETMLNEEQKQKEEKLEIFIPNGPRLGNKVIEAEHVAKSFPGKELFKDLNFTLPPNGIVGVIGPNGVGKTTLFRLIMGLEQADAGSFSVGETVKLSYVDQQHKDIDPSKSVYEVVSQGNDSIRMGGKDINVRAYLSRFNFTGADQEKKCGVLSGGERNRLHLAIALKQEGNVLLLDEPTNDIDVNTLRALEEGLEAFAGCAVVISHDRWFLDRICTHILAFEGNGNVFYFEGNFSDYEANKAMRLGLEEPKKARYRKLMEE, encoded by the coding sequence ATGGCAACAGCAGACGACAAAAAAGTTATTTTCTCAATGGTTGGTGTAAGCAAAACCATCCAGCAAAACCAGAAACAAGTTTTAAAGAACATTTATCTCAGTTTTTTCTATGGGGCAAAGATTGGCATCATTGGCCTAAATGGCGCAGGCAAATCAACCCTTATGAAAATTATTGCCGGATTAGACCAACAATATCAGGGAGATGTCGTTTGGAGCCCCGGCTACTCTGTTGGTTACCTACCACAAGAACCTCCTTTAAATGAAAACAAAACCGTAAAGGAGAATGTTATGGAAGGTGTACAACACGTATATGATGCACTTGCCGAATACGACGACATCAACGTCAAATTCGGCTTACCTGAGTACTATGAAAATCCCGACATGATGGACAAGTTAATGCAACGTCAAGCAGAACTACAGGACGTCATTGACGCAACAGATGCATGGAACATGGATTCAAAACTGGAACGCGCAATGGCTGCATTAAACTGCCCTCCTAGCGATTGGAGCGTAAAGAATCTTTCTGGAGGAGAACGACGCCGCGTAGCATTATGTCGACTGCTTCTACAGAAACCAGATGTACTGTTGCTTGATGAGCCCACGAACCATCTGGACGCAGAATCAATAGACTGGCTTGAGCAACATCTACAACAATATGAAGGAACCGTAATTGCCGTCACACACGACCGCTACTTTCTCGACGATGTAGCAGAATGGATTTTGGAGTTGGATCGTGGTGAAGGCATTCCTTGGAAAGGCAACTACTCAAGTTGGTTAGAGCAGAAGAGTCAACGATTGGCTCAAGAGGAAAAGCAGGCCTCAAAAAGACGCAAGACCCTTGAACGAGAATTAGAATGGGTGCGAATGGCCCCAAAGGCTCGCCATGCTAAAGGTAAGGCACGCTTGAATTCATACGAAACTATGTTAAACGAGGAACAGAAACAAAAAGAAGAAAAGTTAGAGATCTTTATTCCCAATGGTCCTCGCTTAGGAAACAAGGTTATTGAAGCAGAACATGTTGCGAAATCTTTCCCTGGAAAAGAGCTATTTAAAGACTTAAACTTCACACTACCACCGAATGGTATTGTAGGTGTTATAGGACCAAATGGCGTTGGAAAAACAACATTATTCCGACTCATTATGGGGCTAGAACAGGCAGATGCAGGTTCGTTCAGTGTAGGAGAAACTGTTAAGCTGTCGTATGTAGACCAACAGCACAAAGATATCGATCCTTCAAAATCTGTTTATGAGGTTGTAAGTCAAGGTAACGACTCTATCCGTATGGGAGGCAAAGACATCAATGTTCGTGCATACCTCAGCAGATTTAACTTTACTGGCGCTGATCAAGAGAAGAAATGCGGAGTTCTTTCAGGTGGTGAACGAAACCGCCTTCACTTAGCCATAGCATTAAAACAAGAAGGAAATGTACTTTTACTCGACGAACCAACTAACGATATCGACGTAAACACACTACGCGCCCTTGAGGAAGGCTTAGAAGCTTTTGCAGGTTGTGCCGTTGTTATAAGCCACGATCGTTGGTTCTTGGATCGTATTTGTACACACATCCTTGCTTTCGAAGGAAATGGGAATGTTTTTTACTTTGAAGGAAACTTTAGTGATTACGAAGCAAATAAAGCCATGAGACTTGGTCTAGAAGAGCCTAAGAAAGCGCGCTATCGTAAACTAATGGAAGAATAA
- a CDS encoding diacylglycerol kinase family protein, with amino-acid sequence MENEKKNITFIVNPISGTKSKDELPQLIGQRIDASKYNCRIVSTEYAGHAAAIASQCVSEGVDICVAVGGDGTVNEVARSLVHSQVALGIIPCGSGNGLARHLCLPMNMKGAIDIINLGQTAFFDYGVINEKPFFCTCGMGFDAFVSLKFAEAGKRGLVTYVENVLKEGLKYEPDTYIIEDEAGKNKYKAFLITCANAAQYGNNAYIAPGASMQDGVMDIIIMEPFNVIEAPKIAMDLFAKTLSSNSHIKTFQARSIHIHRERPGAVHFDGDPINMDTEINISIKPLGLKAIINPETTEDPALPNPMANAISSIIDKIIT; translated from the coding sequence ATGGAAAACGAGAAAAAGAACATCACATTTATCGTAAACCCTATCTCTGGGACTAAGTCAAAAGATGAACTACCTCAACTTATTGGCCAACGGATAGATGCAAGCAAATACAATTGCCGGATTGTCTCAACAGAATATGCTGGACATGCAGCTGCCATTGCCAGCCAATGCGTTTCTGAAGGCGTTGATATCTGTGTAGCTGTAGGTGGTGACGGAACAGTCAATGAAGTAGCGCGTTCTCTAGTACATAGTCAAGTAGCATTAGGTATCATTCCCTGTGGCTCCGGAAATGGATTAGCTCGCCACCTATGTCTTCCAATGAACATGAAAGGAGCTATTGACATTATCAATCTAGGTCAAACAGCATTCTTCGACTATGGTGTCATCAATGAGAAACCTTTCTTTTGCACCTGCGGCATGGGATTTGACGCTTTCGTATCGTTGAAGTTTGCTGAAGCAGGCAAGCGCGGACTTGTCACTTATGTAGAAAATGTACTCAAAGAAGGTTTAAAGTACGAACCAGACACATATATTATTGAGGACGAAGCTGGCAAGAATAAATATAAAGCATTTCTTATCACCTGCGCAAACGCTGCGCAATATGGAAACAATGCATATATTGCTCCAGGTGCCTCAATGCAAGACGGAGTAATGGACATCATTATCATGGAACCTTTTAATGTTATAGAGGCACCAAAGATTGCAATGGATCTTTTTGCTAAAACACTCAGCAGCAACTCTCATATCAAAACGTTCCAAGCTCGAAGTATTCATATTCATCGCGAGCGTCCTGGTGCAGTGCACTTCGATGGTGACCCAATCAATATGGATACAGAGATTAACATTAGCATAAAGCCGCTTGGCCTAAAGGCTATTATCAATCCTGAGACAACAGAAGACCCTGCCCTACCCAATCCCATGGCCAACGCCATTAGTAGCATCATCGACAAAATCATCACTTAA
- a CDS encoding NAD(P)-dependent oxidoreductase has translation MKVLVATEKPFAAAAVNGIKAEIEAAGNELVLLEKYTEKAQFLAAVADADALIIRSDKVDAEVLDAAKQLKIVVRAGAGYDNIDLTAATAHNVVAENTPGQNSNAVAELVFGLLVMAVRGFYNGKSGSELLGKKLGILAFGNVGRNVARIAKGFGMEVYAYDAFCPAEVIEAAGVHAVANQDALFETCDVVSLHIPATPETKQSINAALVGKMKKGGVLVNTARKEVINEPELIKLMAEREDLKFVTDIMPDANDEFAKFEGRYFSTPKKMGAQTAEANINAGIAAAKQINAFFKDGDTRFQVNK, from the coding sequence ATGAAAGTATTAGTCGCAACAGAGAAGCCATTTGCAGCAGCTGCTGTTAATGGTATCAAGGCAGAGATTGAGGCAGCCGGCAATGAGTTGGTACTGCTTGAGAAATATACAGAGAAGGCTCAGTTCCTGGCAGCAGTTGCTGATGCCGACGCGCTGATTATCCGTAGTGATAAGGTTGACGCAGAGGTACTGGACGCTGCTAAGCAATTGAAGATCGTTGTTCGTGCCGGTGCTGGTTACGATAACATCGACCTGACCGCAGCTACAGCACACAATGTAGTAGCTGAGAACACTCCTGGTCAGAACTCAAATGCCGTAGCCGAGTTGGTATTTGGTCTTCTGGTTATGGCCGTACGTGGTTTCTACAACGGCAAGAGCGGTAGCGAGCTGCTTGGTAAGAAGCTGGGTATCCTGGCTTTCGGTAATGTAGGTCGCAACGTGGCTCGTATCGCTAAGGGCTTCGGTATGGAGGTTTATGCTTACGATGCATTCTGCCCAGCAGAGGTTATCGAGGCTGCTGGCGTACACGCCGTAGCTAATCAGGACGCTCTGTTCGAGACTTGCGATGTAGTATCACTGCACATCCCTGCAACACCTGAGACTAAGCAGAGTATCAACGCTGCTCTGGTAGGCAAGATGAAGAAGGGTGGTGTACTGGTTAACACAGCTCGTAAGGAAGTTATTAACGAGCCTGAGCTGATTAAGCTGATGGCTGAGCGAGAGGACCTGAAGTTTGTGACAGATATCATGCCTGATGCTAACGACGAGTTCGCTAAATTCGAAGGTCGTTACTTCTCAACTCCTAAGAAGATGGGTGCTCAGACAGCCGAGGCTAATATCAATGCCGGTATTGCTGCTGCTAAGCAGATCAACGCATTCTTCAAGGACGGAGATACAAGGTTCCAGGTGAACAAGTAA
- a CDS encoding glycoside hydrolase family 10 protein yields the protein MRKFLFVVVGLLIAICVAAQQKREFRGAWIQCVNGQFQGMGTLKMQQTLLYQLDELKKDGVNAIIFQVRPECDALYQSNIEPWSRFLTGQQGKAPSPYWDPLQWMIEQCHQRGMELHAWINPYRAKTKGTSMLASNHVGVTHPERCFSYDDLLILNPGIPENRDYICQVAKDIVSRYDIDGIHMDDYFYPYPAAGQVIPDDQQYRMYSNGIKDRGDWRRYNVNLFIKQFYETVHATKPWVKVGISPFGIYRNKRSAAIGSNTNGLQNYDDLYADVLLWINNGWLDYCVPQIYWEIGNKAADYDTLIRWWNQHAGGRPLFIGEDIERTVKNADPQNPSQNQQPAKYRLHQQMSNVRGTVLWYAKAAVDNTGNYATMLRNNYWCYPAMQPQMSFISSKTPKRPRKVKPVWTSDGYILFWTSPRGKQWDEMATQYAVYRFEKGMKINTDDPSKLVAITSNTYLKLPYKDGRHKYTYVVTALNRLQAESKVVKKTVKL from the coding sequence ATGAGAAAGTTTTTGTTTGTAGTAGTTGGTTTGCTGATTGCAATTTGTGTTGCCGCACAGCAAAAAAGAGAATTCCGTGGTGCGTGGATACAATGCGTGAATGGACAGTTTCAAGGTATGGGTACTCTTAAAATGCAGCAGACGTTGCTCTACCAGTTAGATGAATTAAAAAAAGATGGAGTAAATGCTATTATCTTTCAAGTTCGTCCGGAATGTGATGCGCTTTATCAGAGTAATATTGAACCATGGAGCCGTTTCTTGACTGGTCAGCAAGGAAAAGCCCCGTCGCCATATTGGGATCCTCTGCAGTGGATGATTGAACAATGTCACCAGCGTGGTATGGAACTTCATGCATGGATCAATCCCTATCGTGCCAAGACTAAAGGTACCTCAATGTTAGCTTCTAATCATGTTGGTGTGACTCATCCTGAGCGTTGCTTTTCTTATGATGATCTGCTCATTCTTAATCCTGGTATTCCCGAGAATCGCGATTATATCTGTCAGGTGGCTAAGGACATCGTATCGCGCTATGATATTGACGGTATTCATATGGATGACTATTTTTATCCTTATCCTGCAGCTGGACAGGTTATTCCCGATGATCAGCAATATCGAATGTACAGCAATGGAATTAAAGACCGTGGCGACTGGCGTCGCTATAATGTAAATCTCTTTATAAAGCAGTTCTATGAGACAGTACATGCGACAAAGCCTTGGGTGAAGGTGGGTATCTCGCCCTTTGGTATTTATCGCAATAAGAGAAGTGCTGCTATAGGCAGTAATACAAATGGTTTGCAAAATTATGATGATCTTTATGCTGATGTGTTATTGTGGATAAATAATGGATGGTTGGACTACTGTGTTCCGCAAATTTATTGGGAAATTGGTAATAAAGCAGCAGACTATGATACGTTGATTCGCTGGTGGAACCAACATGCTGGTGGTCGTCCGCTGTTCATTGGTGAAGATATAGAGCGCACGGTGAAAAATGCTGATCCTCAAAATCCTAGTCAGAACCAGCAACCTGCAAAATATCGTCTGCATCAGCAGATGAGCAATGTCCGAGGTACTGTTCTGTGGTACGCGAAGGCTGCTGTTGATAATACTGGTAACTACGCTACAATGCTGCGTAATAACTACTGGTGCTATCCTGCAATGCAACCTCAGATGTCGTTCATTAGCAGTAAGACTCCCAAGAGACCTCGTAAAGTGAAACCTGTTTGGACTAGTGATGGCTATATCCTTTTTTGGACTTCTCCCCGCGGCAAGCAATGGGACGAGATGGCTACTCAGTATGCTGTCTATCGATTTGAGAAAGGTATGAAGATAAATACAGATGATCCTTCAAAATTAGTTGCCATTACGTCGAATACTTACCTGAAGTTACCTTACAAAGACGGTCGTCATAAATACACTTATGTGGTCACGGCTTTGAACCGCCTTCAAGCGGAGAGTAAGGTGGTAAAGAAGACCGTAAAGTTGTAA